TGATGTTGTGGATACCACCTGGGAATCCTAAGCTACGTCATGAGGTGACATCTACAAAAGGAAGCTTTCAGCATTACCTCGATGAACGTGATAAGTGGGATGAGGCGTGGATTACGGGGCGTGCAAGAATGAAGTAAATGTATGAGGTGGCGTCCATGTGTTGTTTTATCCTTCACACGTTACAGTTTTTGACATGTCGTTTGGGTGGCGTGGGCGGGAGGCCCcagttacttttttttttttgcatgttTGGTTCGTTGgtaccttttgttgtttgtttgccagCTTATGGTGCAATTACATCAGTTGTgtcactgaaaaaaaaaaggtgtgatacggctgctgctgctgctgcacttTTGCCTTTTTGGTGGAcgtttgtttccctcctccttgcACATGGTTTGTGATACTTCACCCGAACGGTGCGTCTACGCGATTAACCCCGGTCCATTTAAAGCAGCGTGAGGAAGTGTATGCGAGACGTAAAAGCTTGAAGTATAACCGAAAAGTgtatttaaaataaacaaaaaaaaatataataagaCCGGTTATCGGTTATtccccttttgcttttttttggggggggaggggggagagggggagTAACTATTaaactttttgtttacttccccttttctATTGCCTTGGAAGGACAGACTGTAGAGCGCGTTTGAGGGGGGTGGTCGAAACCGACTTGAGGTCGACGGGCTGGAGTCACTGTTATTAATTCCCCAGCGCTGAGTGTACAGGGGCATTCACACGCGTCTGTAGCAATACATATCCAGATAAACGGGAATAAATACAATAAATAAGTATACATAATACTGTATTGAGAAGTTAGTCACCATTTTGACAAGATGCCGGCCACTGAGATGCAACAGATGGAAATGGATATGGTGCAAGGCATGTATGATTCCTTCACTCTTTGCAGTGAAGACCCTCCAACATATTCGGTCGTTCTCTCAGCTACGGAAGATGAGCCGCCGGAGTTACGCGTCACTGTTGTATACGAGTCTGATGACTATCCCGAAACAATGGCACCGACTGTACGGCTGGAACATTTCGCCAAAAATCGTCGTATGCCCACTGCTCCACttttaaaggaaataatGGAACTCTGTGAAGAGCAGATAGGTATGCATAGTATTATCTCTGTACTTCAAAAAGCCCAAGAGTATTTGACAGAGTTTGCAGAGGGAGATGAAAAGGCAGAGTTGCAAAAAAGGGGCGAGGCGCTTGGAAACGCAGCCGGTACCGCGGTTGTTCAGGACCCGACCATTCGAATTGGTAACGCCGTTACACGCGAGCTCTTCGAGGAATGGAGTCAAAAACGCAGAGCCGAGAGATTGCGGGAGCGTGAAGCtaatgaaaagaaagttaGTGGAAAGCTGACAGGTAGACAGTTGTGGGATGCGGCGCTTAGGAACACGGAGTGGGACCTGTTTTGTGGCTCGGATACCGAACAAGATGTTGATTTGGACGCTTTTGAACCGGTAGATGAAGACGACTTGGACGAGCAGGAGTTTGATTTGGATGAATGAGATTGCAGGAGGGAGGGCGAGTTTGTGGTGCAGGTAAATACTGGTGGGGAGATGAGAATAATGATCATATCCGCGTGGttacatttttaaaaatttagaAACTTAATTCCTGAATGGGCTTCTGAAATGAACATGCTGTgagcatgtttttttttttttgctcagtCTAAGTGATCTCATTTagtccttttttaaaaaatttttacttctgtttttgttttgcgtgaTAGCCGTATTTTCATCCTTGCTTTGCGGTGGGAGCCGTTTATGCGAGGCATTACATTGGCGCTGGCGCCACcatctcttttatttgtccCGAAAATTCAGCGGCGGTGCTTCAACGTCATACAACGTGGTAACGATCGCGAGGTGGATTCGCTTTTTGCACTGCTGGGCTTTGCTGGTGACAATGAGGCGCATCGCATACGCCGGACCCGTGCGGAACTGCGGCAGGGGTTTATGCGTGAAGCAATGAAGCTGAAAGACCCTCAAAATGACAAGAGCGACGCAGCCAAACTGGAAAAACTTAGAGAGGCGTATCAGTTGCTTTCCAATGATCGCTTTCGTGTGCAATACGCTGCGCATCACTACGCCTCTCCAGATGCCTCACTTCATCTTCTTGTGGACGGCGGCCAGGTTGCCGCTAACTTTAACCCTGAACATCAGTCGTTTAACTTTGTTGATCACGCCATCTCAAGAGCCGCTATGAGCCCCTCTTCCCGGTCATCGTCGGATAAACAGCGATCCTTCAGTGACTTTACTGGTCAGTATAATTCAGTGATAGGTAACACCGGTTGCTCAACCGACGCTCGTCCATATAACGCTCCTGAAGCCCGAGCCGCCATAAATGGTGCGGGTATTAATTTTATGTTGCGCATCTCATTCGATGAAAGTGTTCTCGGCTGTACCAAGACGGCTGTCtatgaaaaaaatgtttcaTGCCAGCGGTGTAGTGGTAATGGGCGAATGGTGCTCAAACGCCCTCGGAAATGCCCACAGTGTCGTGGTCGCGGCTCCACGCACCTTCCAAGCGCCACGTATCATATTGAGCGCTCATGCACGTATTGTAATGGCGACGGAGTGACACCTCCTCCGAAGTGTAGCGGGTGCCGAGGAGCCGGTGTTGTGCCCGGGCACACGGTTCAGGTTCCAGTTGATATCCGCCCCGGAACCACAAATATGACAGCGTGTCGCCTTCGTGGTATGGGACATGATGGTGTGCGTGGCGGTGTGGCAGGTGATCTTATTGTGACTGTGTTAGTTCAGGAACACCGCGTCTTTCACCGTGATGGTCTAGACCTACACATGGTGCTGCCCATTACTTTATCTACGGCATTATTGGGTGGTATGGTGTCTGTGCCTCTGCTTCACGGGCCTTTTTGCACACGGGTGCCACCATGTGTAAGAAATGGGCAACAAATAAGGCTTAGTGGAAGGGGTGTTACACTCGACGGTAGCGGAGTCCTCACCAATGCTGAAGAGGGGATTGATACGGACAGTTCAGCTTCTAAAcaggagcaacagcaacgtGGTGATCTCTACATACATTTACTTGTCGTTATTCCTAAGGGTGAGGAATTAACTGGGGCGC
This region of Trypanosoma brucei brucei TREU927 chromosome 1, complete sequence genomic DNA includes:
- a CDS encoding chaperone protein DNAJ, putative translates to MRGITLALAPPSLLFVPKIQRRCFNVIQRGNDREVDSLFALLGFAGDNEAHRIRRTRAELRQGFMREAMKLKDPQNDKSDAAKLEKLREAYQLLSNDRFRVQYAAHHYASPDASLHLLVDGGQVAANFNPEHQSFNFVDHAISRAAMSPSSRSSSDKQRSFSDFTGQYNSVIGNTGCSTDARPYNAPEARAAINGAGINFMLRISFDESVLGCTKTAVYEKNVSCQRCSGNGRMVLKRPRKCPQCRGRGSTHLPSATYHIERSCTYCNGDGVTPPPKCSGCRGAGVVPGHTVQVPVDIRPGTTNMTACRLRGMGHDGVRGGVAGDLIVTVLVQEHRVFHRDGLDLHMVLPITLSTALLGGMVSVPLLHGPFCTRVPPCVRNGQQIRLSGRGVTLDGSGVLTNAEEGIDTDSSASKQEQQQRGDLYIHLLVVIPKGEELTGAQRSALEQFVVEQDGNGAEGVDDITPTALKRRFRHWLPGT